Proteins encoded by one window of Lates calcarifer isolate ASB-BC8 linkage group LG5, TLL_Latcal_v3, whole genome shotgun sequence:
- the dpcd gene encoding protein DPCD — protein MVTEVVLCNTSVWRDMAVQSWIDILKSSKKTALIHDGKRKIHYLFTDGKEMAEEYDLKTDELIIRKWRHKSTLGAQGQWQVEVGEPLANPVTSLDSDVIKENCSNPVFMRKDTKSSFQWRIRNLPYPKDVFVVFVEPSERCIIIKTSNKKYYKKFSIPDLDRSQLPFDCSALSFTHANNTLIVSYKKPKEILTLEQELLKELKKLKGTGEGDVDCKTQ, from the exons ATGGTTACGGAAGTGGTCCTATGCAACACAAGCGTCTGGAGAGACATGGCTGTTCAGAGTTGGATTGATATCTTAAAATCatcaaagaaaacagctttGATACACGACG GAAAAAGGAAGATTCACTACCTCTTCACAGATGGAAAAGAAATGGCAGAAGAGTATGACTTGAAAACAGATGAACTCATCA TACGAAAGTGGCGTCATAAAAGCACACTTGGAGCTCAGGGCCAGTGGCAGGTGGAGGTTGGGGAGCCGCTCGCAAACCCTGTCACATCTTTGGACTCTGATGTGATTAAGGAGAACTGCTCcaat CCTGTGTTCATGCGTAAGGACACAAAGAGCAGCTTTCAGTGGAGAATCCGCAACCTTCCCTATCCCAAAGATGTCTTCGTTGTTTTTGTGGAGCCATCTGAGAGATGCATCATCATAAAAACTTCAAACAAAAA GTATTATAAGAAGTTCAGTATTCCTGATCTAGATCGCAGTCAGCTGCCATTTGACTGCTCTGCCCTCAGTTTCACTCATGCCAACAACACTTTGATTGTCAGT TACAAGAAACCCAAAGAGATCTTAACCCTTgagcaggagctgctgaaggagcTGAAGAAACTGAAGGGGACTGGAGAAGGGGATGTCGACTGCAAAACTCAGTGA
- the as3mt gene encoding arsenite methyltransferase yields the protein MMAEGNRASPKGFVEGTVHVDVKDYYGKRLTNTSDLQSNACVAPAQPIPAFIRQALKRVHPEVTARYYGCGLVVPECLEGCRILDLGSGSGRDCYMLSQLVGEKGHVTGIDMTEDQLKVARTYVDYHMQEFGYKKPNVSFVQGYIEALTQAGLEKSSFDIIISNCVVNLSPDKRRVLAEAYSVLKDGGELYFSDVYCSGRLTEEIKTHKVLWGECLGGALWWKDLLQLAEEVGFSPPRLVTANVITVDNKELQDVLGDFKFVSATYRLFKVPKGNTKSCQVIYNGDITGVEDSFQFDCQYTFKAGEVVGVDEEVASILTHSRFAEDFTFQPPGGPHGPCGVRHKAGIVDPFELVLHLEKQSPGSATGGCCSTQSAACCK from the exons ATGATGGCTGAAGGAAACAG AGCGAGCCCAAAGGGTTTCGTTGAGGGCACTGTTCACGTGGACGTCAAG GATTATTATGGCAAGAGGCTGACGAACACCTCAGACCTGCAGAGCAACGCTTGTGTGGCTCCAGCCCAGCCCATCCCTGCCTTCATCCGCCAGGCTCTGAAGAGAGTGCACCCTGAAGTCACTGCCAG GTACTATGGCTGTGGTCTGGTGGTGCCAGAGTGTTTGGAGGGCTGCAGGATACTGGACCTGGGCAGTGGAAGTGGGAGGGACTGCTACATGCTGAGTCAGCTGGTGGGTGAGAAGGGTCATGTCACTGGCATCGACATGACTGAGGACCAG CTCAAAGTGGCCAGGACATATGTGGACTACCATATGCAAGAGTTTGGCTACAAGAAGCCCAATGTCAGTTTTGTCCAGGGCTACATTGAGGCCCTAACACAGGCGGGTCTGGAAAAGAGCTCATTTGATATCATTAT TTCAAACTGTGTGGTGAATCTCTCTCCAGACAAGAGGCGAGTCCTGGCTGAGGCCTACAGTGTACTCAAG GACGGTGGTGAGCTGTACTTCAGTGACGTCTACTGCAGTGGAAGGCTGACAGAGGAAATTAAAACTCACAAAGTGCTATGGG GCGAGTGTCTTGGCGGAGCGCTCTGGTGGAAGGATCTTCTGCAACTGGCCGAAGAAGTCGGCTTCAGCCCCCCACGGCTGGTTACAGCCAATGTTATCACTGTCGACAACAAAGAACTGCAGGATGTTCTGG GTGACTTCAAGTTTGTCTCTGCCACGTACCGCCTTTTTAAGGTCCCTAAAGGCAACACCAAGTCCTGTCAGGTCATCTATAATGGGGACATTACTGGAGTAGAGGACAGCTTCCAGTTTGACTGTCAATACACATTCAAG GCCGGTGAAGTGGTGGGGGTGGATGAGGAGGTGGCCAGCATCCTGACCCATTCCAGATTTGCGGAGGACTTCACTTTCCAGCCACCCGGAGGCCCCCATGGGCCCTGTGGAGTCAGACATAAA GCGGGCATTGTGGATCCTTTCGAGCTGGTCCTTCATCTGGAGAAACAAAGTCCAGGTTCAGCCACAGGGGGGTGCTGCAGCACTCAGTCTGCTGCCTGCTGCAAGTGA
- the wbp1lb gene encoding WW domain binding protein 1-like b isoform X2, translated as MPLNLGPVLSLLHCEGVNNQSYVCESGHCCGESQCCSYYYELWWFWLVWAIIFILSCCCVCHHRRTKHRLQQQQRQHEINLIAYREAHNYPSVPFYFRFLPNYLLPDYEEVVNRPPTPPPPYSALHTGSSSVASSPLASEQQEGHCPTIQPTPVPQVSDSLCCRPSIEEPQPPTSDFRPKPDNKPMQTAQESSMILLSDGLNMEGLTSQEKRSGTGEESCKDPLLKDLSEGCAEDKDRLPNGRRRRFTGDSGIEVCVCGTRGSSSCSGAGGTGQEGKELRELESLLGREGDEGEEAGDFCDSCGHQASFSVEEEQAQGGLERRAARGPSGPPQPAHQIGSGSLHPPVCLLLHTINEQEGPHHSTSTEPQG; from the exons ATGCCTCTCAATCTGGGACCTGTACTG AGCCTGCTGCACTGTGAAGGTGTTAACAACCAGAGCTACGTCTGTGAGTCTGGACACTGCTGCGGAGAGTCTCAGTGCTGCAGCTACTACTATGAACTCTGGT GGTTTTGGTTGGTGTGGGCCATCATCTTCAttttgagctgctgctgtgtgtgccACCATCGACGCACCAAACACCGGCTACAGCAGCAACAACGGCAGCACGAGATCAACCTCATAGCATACCGCGAAGCACACAACTACCCCTCTGTGCCCTTCTACTTCA GGTTTCTGCCAAACTACCTCCTGCCTGACTATGAAGAGGTGGTCAACCGGCCACcgacccctccccctccctaCAGTGCCTTACACACAGGCTCATCCTCAGTGGCTTCTAGTCCACTGgcctctgagcagcaggagggaCACTGTCCAACCATCCAGCCCACTCCAGTTCCCCAAGTCTCTGACAGTCTGTGCTGCAGACCCAGCATAGAGGAGCCACAACCTCCCACTTCAGACTTTAGGCCAAAGCCTGACAACAAGCCCATGCAGACAGCACAAGAGTCAAGCATGATACTGCTGTCAGATGGGCTCAATATGGAGGGACTCACCAGCCAGGAGAAAAGAAGTGGAACTGGGGAAGAGTCCTGCAAGGATCCCCTGCTGAAGGACCTGTCAGAGGGTTGCGCCGAAGACAAAGATCGACTCCCCAATGGAAGGAGGAGGCGATTCACAGGGGACTCTGGGattgaggtgtgtgtctgtggcacaCGTGGGAGCAGCAGCTGTAGTGGAGCAGGAGGGACAGGCCAGGAAGGCAAGGAGTTGAGGGAGCTAGAGAGCCTGCTGGGGCGCGAGGGAGACGAGGGGGAGGAGGCGGGTGATTTCTGCGACAGCTGTGGTCATCAGGCCTCCTTCAGCGTGGAAGAGGAGCAGGCGCAGGGCGGGCTGGAGAGGCGGGCTGCACGTGGGCCTTCAGGACCTCCTCAGCCGGCTCACCAGATAGGCAGCGgctccctccaccctcctgtgtgcctcctcctccacaccaTCAACGAGCAGGAGGGGCCGCACCACAGCACCAGCACTGAGCCGCAGGGCTGA
- the poll gene encoding DNA polymerase lambda translates to MEPRHGIMKAFPKVKRAKVLQGKDAPPLKKKPDECDVTGNTFNGVTVYIVPAGIGNARCQIFQRQILQNGGQTESLLCPGVTHVVVDDNMDSDRALRLLKVDCMPSGVQLVKCTWLSLCISEKQLLDVSSYSLLLPKRESETQPGNTKEDLPNVKPAAETIVEPVPHQAIQEETTDMTVPDSKEEPRGEEDAVSQGDLEALLTGQHPKEETTSPSFNPGPDSAAQNAVSGKWVCAYSSQSKSNNFNKHITDKLEVLAKAYTHQGDKWRALGYSKAVNALKSYHKPITSYQEACQIPGIGKKMADKIDEIMESGHLRKLDYIGEAVPVLELFTNIWGAGAKTAQLWYQQGFRTLEDIRTKAHLNNIQKIGLKHYDDFLDRMPREEAAAIEKVVKDAAQTIDPGLMAMACGSYRRGKATCGDVDVLISHPDGKSHKGIFSKVLQTLHESGFLTDDLVSHEENGEQKKYLGVCRLPGPGHRHRRLDIIVVPYNEFACALMYFTGSAHFNRSMRALAKTKKMSLSEHSLNKDVVRQGSLKVYGGTPLSTLTEKDVFSLLGIPYREPHERDW, encoded by the exons ATGGAGCCTCGTCACGGAATTATGAAAGCTTTCCCCAAAGTTAAAAGGGCCAAAGTACTACAGGGAAAGGATGCACCTCCACTAAAGAAGAAACCAGATGAATGTGATGTCACAG GAAACACTTTTAATGGTGTCACAGTTTACATCGTACCTGCTGGAATAGGAAATGCCAGATGCCAGATCTTTCAAAGACAAATTCTGCAGAATGGAGGACAGACCGAGAGTTTGCTGTGTCCTGGTGTCACTCATGTTGTTGTAGATGACAACATGGACAGTGACAGGGCTCTGCGCCTTCTGAAAGTGGATTGTATGCCCTCTGGAGTCCAACTGGTGAAATGCACTTGGTTGAGCCTGTGTATCAGCGAGAAACAGTTGCTGGATGTATCCAGCTACAGCCTTCTTTTACCCAAGAG GGAATCTGAAACACAACCTGGAAATACTAAAGAAGATCTGCCAAATGTCAAGCCTGCTGCAGAAACTATCGTAGAGCCAGTGCCTCATCAAGCCATTCAAGAGGAGACCACAGATATG ACAGTTCCAGATAGCAAAGAGGAACCACGAGGAGAAGAAGATGCCGTCTCTCAGGGTGACCTGGAAGCACTCCTCACTGGCCAGCACCCTAAAGAGGAGACTACTAGCCCCAGCTTCAACCCCGGTCCAGACTCTGCTGCTCAGAATGCGGTCTCAGGGAAGTGGGTCTGTGCCTATTCCTCTCAGTCCAAAAGTAATAACTTCAACAAGCACATCACAGACAAGCTGGAGGTGCTGGCCAAGGCCTACACACACCAGGGGGACAAGTGGAGGGCGCTGGGCTACTCCAAGGCTGTCAACGCACTGAAGAGTTACCACAAGCCCATTACATCATATCAG GAGGCTTGTCAGATTCCAggaattggaaaaaaaatggctgacaaaattgatgagattatgGAGAGTGGTCATCTCCGAAAGCTAGATTACATTGGGGAGGCTGTGCCAGTGCTGGAGCTTTTCACTAACATTTGGGGTGCAGGAGCTAAAACTGCACAACTGTGGTACCAACAG GGATTTCGCACCTTGGAGGACATCCGCACAAAAGCCCACCTGAACAACATTCAGAAAATAGGACTCAAGCACTACGATGACTTTCTAGACCGTATGCCcagagaagaagcagcagccaTAGAGAAAGTG GTGAAGGATGCTGCCCAGACTATAGACCCAGGCCTGATGGCAATGGCATGTGGCTCCTACCGTCGGGGAAAGGCCACATGTGGAGATGTCGACGTACTTATATCTCACCCTGATGGCAAGTCTCACAAGGGCATTTTCAGCAAAGTATTACAGACCCTCCATGAAAGTG ggTTTTTGACAGACGACTTGGTGAGCCACGAGGAGAATGGAGAGCAGAAGAAATACTTGGGTGTGTGCCGCCTGCCAGGACCCGGCCACCGCCATCGCAGACTGGACATCATCGTAGTGCCCTACAATGAGTTTGCCTGTGCTCTCATGTATTTCACCGGGTCAGCACACTTTAACCGCTCAATGAGAGCCCtggcaaagacaaaaaagatgaGTTTATCAGAGCACTCACTGAACAAAGACGTAGTGCGTCAGGGAAGCTTGAAGGTGTATGGTGGCACTCCACTTTCTACACTAACTGAGAAGGACGTTTTTAGTCTTTTAGGCATACCATACAGGGAGCCTCATGAGAGGGACTGGTGA
- the wbp1lb gene encoding WW domain binding protein 1-like b isoform X1: MRGVCSALKMGLFLHAVGSVTPTESAVDRSLLHCEGVNNQSYVCESGHCCGESQCCSYYYELWWFWLVWAIIFILSCCCVCHHRRTKHRLQQQQRQHEINLIAYREAHNYPSVPFYFRFLPNYLLPDYEEVVNRPPTPPPPYSALHTGSSSVASSPLASEQQEGHCPTIQPTPVPQVSDSLCCRPSIEEPQPPTSDFRPKPDNKPMQTAQESSMILLSDGLNMEGLTSQEKRSGTGEESCKDPLLKDLSEGCAEDKDRLPNGRRRRFTGDSGIEVCVCGTRGSSSCSGAGGTGQEGKELRELESLLGREGDEGEEAGDFCDSCGHQASFSVEEEQAQGGLERRAARGPSGPPQPAHQIGSGSLHPPVCLLLHTINEQEGPHHSTSTEPQG; the protein is encoded by the exons ATGAGAGGCGTATGTTCGGCTCTGAAAATGGGATTGTTTTTGCACGCTGTTGGCTCTGTCACCCCAACCGAGTCCGCAGTGGACAGG AGCCTGCTGCACTGTGAAGGTGTTAACAACCAGAGCTACGTCTGTGAGTCTGGACACTGCTGCGGAGAGTCTCAGTGCTGCAGCTACTACTATGAACTCTGGT GGTTTTGGTTGGTGTGGGCCATCATCTTCAttttgagctgctgctgtgtgtgccACCATCGACGCACCAAACACCGGCTACAGCAGCAACAACGGCAGCACGAGATCAACCTCATAGCATACCGCGAAGCACACAACTACCCCTCTGTGCCCTTCTACTTCA GGTTTCTGCCAAACTACCTCCTGCCTGACTATGAAGAGGTGGTCAACCGGCCACcgacccctccccctccctaCAGTGCCTTACACACAGGCTCATCCTCAGTGGCTTCTAGTCCACTGgcctctgagcagcaggagggaCACTGTCCAACCATCCAGCCCACTCCAGTTCCCCAAGTCTCTGACAGTCTGTGCTGCAGACCCAGCATAGAGGAGCCACAACCTCCCACTTCAGACTTTAGGCCAAAGCCTGACAACAAGCCCATGCAGACAGCACAAGAGTCAAGCATGATACTGCTGTCAGATGGGCTCAATATGGAGGGACTCACCAGCCAGGAGAAAAGAAGTGGAACTGGGGAAGAGTCCTGCAAGGATCCCCTGCTGAAGGACCTGTCAGAGGGTTGCGCCGAAGACAAAGATCGACTCCCCAATGGAAGGAGGAGGCGATTCACAGGGGACTCTGGGattgaggtgtgtgtctgtggcacaCGTGGGAGCAGCAGCTGTAGTGGAGCAGGAGGGACAGGCCAGGAAGGCAAGGAGTTGAGGGAGCTAGAGAGCCTGCTGGGGCGCGAGGGAGACGAGGGGGAGGAGGCGGGTGATTTCTGCGACAGCTGTGGTCATCAGGCCTCCTTCAGCGTGGAAGAGGAGCAGGCGCAGGGCGGGCTGGAGAGGCGGGCTGCACGTGGGCCTTCAGGACCTCCTCAGCCGGCTCACCAGATAGGCAGCGgctccctccaccctcctgtgtgcctcctcctccacaccaTCAACGAGCAGGAGGGGCCGCACCACAGCACCAGCACTGAGCCGCAGGGCTGA